Proteins from a genomic interval of Papaver somniferum cultivar HN1 chromosome 4, ASM357369v1, whole genome shotgun sequence:
- the LOC113275668 gene encoding 60S ribosomal protein L23: MAKRRGGTAGSKFRMSLGLPVAATVNCADNTGAKNLYIISVKGIKGRLNRLPSACVGDMVMATVKKGKPDLRKKVMPAVIVRQRKAWRRKDGVFMYFEDNAGVIVNPKGEMKGSAITGPIGKECADLWPRIASAANAIV, encoded by the exons ATGGCCAAGC GTAGGGGAGGAACCGCAGGAAGTAAGTTCAGGATGTCATTAGGTCTTCCAGTAGCGGCAACAGTGAATTGTGCTGATAACACCGGAGCTAAGAATCTTTACATCATTTCTGTTAAGGGTATTAAGGGTCGTCTTAATAGGTTGCCATCAGCTTGTGTTGGTGATATGGTTATGGCTACTGTTAAGAAAGGTAAACCTGATCTTAGGAAGAAGGTTATGCCTGCTGTTATTGTTAGACAACGTAAAGCTTGGCGCCGTAAGGATGGTGTTTTCATGTACTTTGAAG ATAATGCCGGAGTTATTGTGAATCCCAAGGGAGAAATGAAAG GATCTGCAATTACTGGACCAATTGGAAAAGAATGTGCTGATCTATGGCCAAGGATTGCTAGTGCTGCCAATGCAATTGTTTAA